One genomic segment of Anguilla anguilla isolate fAngAng1 chromosome 2, fAngAng1.pri, whole genome shotgun sequence includes these proteins:
- the LOC118220065 gene encoding RPE-retinal G protein-coupled receptor-like isoform X1, giving the protein MVTSYALPEGFSDFDMVAFGSAFLVGGVLGFFLNAISIVSFLAVKEMRTPSNFFIFNLALADISLNVNGIIAGYASFLRHWPYGPEGCQSHGFQGMVSVLASMNFIAAVAWDRYHQYCTKQKLFWSSSMTIAGIVWVLSIFWAYLPLNGWGEYDFEPLRTCCTLDYSKGDRNYTTYMLTLTFFYLIIPALTMLTSYQSIQKQFKKTRQYKLNTAWPLRVTLLCWGPYVLLCMYASVENARLVPPKLRMALPVLAKTAPVFHALLYAFGSQGYRAGIWQFLTGKKMALAEKSK; this is encoded by the exons ATGGTCACTTCGTACGCTTTACCGGAAGGGTTCTCGGACTTTGATATGGTCGCATTTGGATCTGCATTTCTTGTGGGAG GTGTCCTTGGATTCTTTCTCAATGCCATCTCAATTGTCTCATTCCTTGCCGTTAAGGAGATGCGAACCCCAAGtaatttctttatatttaaCCTGGCCCTGGCTGATATTAGTCTGAATGTGAATGGCATCATTGCTGGTTACGCAAGCTTTCTAAG ACACTGGCCCTATGGGCCTGAGGGCTGTCAGAGCCATGGCTTTCAGGGAATGGTGTCTGTCCTCGCCAGCATGAACTTCATTGCTGCAGTTGCCTGGGACAGGTACCACCAGTACTGCACCA AGCAGAAGCTGTTTTGGAGCAGCTCAATGACGATTGCTGGCATAGTCTGGGTGTTGTCTATTTTCTGGGCTTACCTTCCCCTGAATGGATGGGGTGAATATGACTTTGAGCCCCTGAGAACCTGCTGCACCCTGGACTACAGCAAGGGTGACAG GAACTACACCACCTACATGCTGACCCTGACCTTCTTCTACCTGATTATCCCGGCTTTGACCATGCTCACGTCTTACCAGTCCATTCAAAAGCAGTTCAAAAAGACCAGGCAGTACAAG TTAAACACTGCCTGGCCATTGAGGGTAACGTTGCTTTGCTGGGGTCCTTATGTCCTCCTCTGCATGTATGCCAGTGTAGAAAATGCCAGGCTTGTCCCTCCAAAGTTGAGAATG GCGCTTCCTGTTTTGGCAAAAACCGCCCCCGTCTTTCACGCCCTCCTGTATGCCTTCGGAAGCCAGGGCTACCGAGCGGGAATCTGGCAGTTCCTCACCGGGAAGAAAATGGCACTGGCTGAgaagtcaaaataa
- the LOC118220065 gene encoding RPE-retinal G protein-coupled receptor-like isoform X2 — MRTPSNFFIFNLALADISLNVNGIIAGYASFLRHWPYGPEGCQSHGFQGMVSVLASMNFIAAVAWDRYHQYCTKQKLFWSSSMTIAGIVWVLSIFWAYLPLNGWGEYDFEPLRTCCTLDYSKGDRNYTTYMLTLTFFYLIIPALTMLTSYQSIQKQFKKTRQYKLNTAWPLRVTLLCWGPYVLLCMYASVENARLVPPKLRMALPVLAKTAPVFHALLYAFGSQGYRAGIWQFLTGKKMALAEKSK, encoded by the exons ATGCGAACCCCAAGtaatttctttatatttaaCCTGGCCCTGGCTGATATTAGTCTGAATGTGAATGGCATCATTGCTGGTTACGCAAGCTTTCTAAG ACACTGGCCCTATGGGCCTGAGGGCTGTCAGAGCCATGGCTTTCAGGGAATGGTGTCTGTCCTCGCCAGCATGAACTTCATTGCTGCAGTTGCCTGGGACAGGTACCACCAGTACTGCACCA AGCAGAAGCTGTTTTGGAGCAGCTCAATGACGATTGCTGGCATAGTCTGGGTGTTGTCTATTTTCTGGGCTTACCTTCCCCTGAATGGATGGGGTGAATATGACTTTGAGCCCCTGAGAACCTGCTGCACCCTGGACTACAGCAAGGGTGACAG GAACTACACCACCTACATGCTGACCCTGACCTTCTTCTACCTGATTATCCCGGCTTTGACCATGCTCACGTCTTACCAGTCCATTCAAAAGCAGTTCAAAAAGACCAGGCAGTACAAG TTAAACACTGCCTGGCCATTGAGGGTAACGTTGCTTTGCTGGGGTCCTTATGTCCTCCTCTGCATGTATGCCAGTGTAGAAAATGCCAGGCTTGTCCCTCCAAAGTTGAGAATG GCGCTTCCTGTTTTGGCAAAAACCGCCCCCGTCTTTCACGCCCTCCTGTATGCCTTCGGAAGCCAGGGCTACCGAGCGGGAATCTGGCAGTTCCTCACCGGGAAGAAAATGGCACTGGCTGAgaagtcaaaataa
- the slc18a3a gene encoding probable vesicular acetylcholine transporter-A, with the protein MASEESTGLAKSAAVKLSEMGQRTKQLGTAMQDPNRQRRIILVIVCVALLLDNMLYMVIVPIIPDYLADLESEQSEHAHVAVHSNSSSNYTSPGKVSRDNLDLQIGVLFASKAILQLLVNPLSGTFIDRVGYDIPLLIGLTVMFFSTCIFAFAENYATLFVARSLQGLGSAFADTSGIAMIADKYTEEAERSRALGIALAFISFGSLVAPPFGGILYEFAGKSVPFIVLACVCLADGILLLTVIKPFSNRTRENMPVGTPIYRLMMDPYIVVVAGALTVCNIPLAFLEPTIANWMESTMNASKWEMGLTWLPAFFPHVLGVYITVKLAAEYPNLQWFYGALGMVIIGASSCTVPACKNFGQLIAPLCGICFGIALVDTALLPTLAFLVDVRHVSVYGSVYAIADISYSVAYAMGPIVAGQIVHNLGFVQLNLGMGLVNVLYAPALLLLRNVCQMKPSYSERNVLLEEGPQGLYDTIKMEERKAKKKGYSSTGNCMVSDENGIDTFKGHSRSYSEESSGPEYS; encoded by the coding sequence ATGGCTTCAGAGGAATCTACCGGGCTGGCCAAATCTGCAGCTGTGAAATTATCCGAAATGGGCCAAAGAACTAAACAGCTCGGTACAGCTATGCAAGACCCTAATCGGCAAAGACGGATTATTTTAGTGATTGTCTGTGTCGCACTTCTGTTAGATAACATGCTGTACATGGTTATTGTGCCGATCATACCCGATTACCTTGCTGATCTCGAAAGCGAACAATCAGAACACGCCCATGTAGCTGTGCACTCAAATTCCTCAAGCAACTATACAAGCCCGGGTAAAGTATCCAGGGATAACTTAGATTTGCAAATCGGAGTTCTTTTTGCGTCGAAAGCCATTCTACAGCTTCTAGTTAACCCCTTGTCAGGAACATTCATAGATCGTGTCGGATACGACATTCCACTTTTGATTGGACTCACGGTCATGTTCTTCTCAACCTGCATATTTGCCTTTGCCGAAAACTATGCTACTCTGTTCGTGGCCCGCAGTCTGCAGGGTCTCGGGTCAGCTTTCGCAGATACTTCTGGAATTGCCATGATTGCTGACAAGTAcacagaggaagcagagaggagtCGAGCCCTCGGCATCGCATTGGCATTCATCTCGTTTGGAAGCCTAGTGGCGCCCCCATTTGGGGGCATTTTGTACGAATTTGCGGGTAAAAGTGTCCCGTTCATCGTGCTGGCATGCGTTTGCTTAGCAGACGGTATTTTGTTATTGACTGTAATTAAACCATTCTCCAATAGGACTAGAGAAAACATGCCCGTCGGCACCCCTATTTACAGGCTCATGATGGATCCCTATATCGTCGTGGTGGCCGGGGCGTTGACAGTGTGTAATATCCCCTTGGCCTTTCTGGAACCCACAATAGCCAACTGGATGGAAAGCACCATGAATGCATCGAAATGGGAAATGGGACTCACCTGGCTACCGGCCTTTTTCCCTCATGTTCTGGGCGTTTATATTACTGTGAAGTTAGCGGCCGAATACCCCAACTTGCAATGGTTTTATGGAGCTCTCGGTATGGTTATCATTGGCGCTAGTTCATGCACTGTACCAGCCTGCAAAAACTTTGGACAGTTAATCGCCCCACTGTGCGGCATCTGTTTCGGCATTGCTCTCGTGGACACTGCCCTTCTGCCCACACTCGCATTTCTGGTAGACGTGCGTCATGTCTCAGTATACGGCAGTGTCTATGCTATCGCTGACATCTCCTACTCTGTCGCTTATGCCATGGGACCAATCGTTGCAGGTCAGATTGTTCATAACCTCGGTTTTGTGCAACTCAATCTGGGCATGGGTCTCGTCAATGTACTGTACGCACCCGCTCTCCTCCTGCTCAGAAATGTGTGCCAAATGAAACCGTCCTATTCTGAGAGAAACGTTCTCCTGGAAGAGGGACCCCAGGGACTGTATGATACCATAAAGATGGAGGAGCGTAAAGCCAAGAAGAAGGGCTATAGTTCAACGGGTAACTGCATGGTTAGTGATGAGAATGGCATTGACACGTTCAAAGGACATTCGAGGTCATATTCTGAGGAGTCATCTGGGCCTGAATAtagttaa